The Cellulophaga sp. L1A9 genome window below encodes:
- a CDS encoding sulfatase has protein sequence MNLNKINRKMNYLCVLYMSLIVGLLGLQSCNSQTDKEKKPNIIFFFTDDQAYDTQKDYGNPNTKTPNLDVLAQNGVVFKRNYNTTAICMASRANVMTGLYEYKTGCNFDHGPLKTKQWSTSYPILLKEAGYRVGFAGKFGFSVSDTDEGWGEEGEVAKKDFDFWGGSPGQTSYKTIENKSMAKYAQEYPHSSRSYGAATIDFINESVKSNEPFCMSVFFKAPHKPAEPDPVFDTVYKNTVFRKLPNYGREAGKHLAEQSRMGRQYPRFVDWGYDKDETYQEELRKYNQLIYGVDYSIGMVLEQLKKLNIDDNTIIIFSSDNGYFNGSHGLGSKVLPYEEGARTPLIIVDPRYTKIHKGSSTTSITGNVDITATILDFAGINIPSIYDGKSLRPVLDNPNTRIRASLPIIQVWGPKATHCLTVMDAQYKYVFWYYEDKEKGIHPTEELFDIVNDPYEMVNLAKQDDHKDQLNTMRNLYDEQLKHWKNEGVQYHGYDKYTSIFKREISK, from the coding sequence ATGAATCTCAATAAAATTAATAGAAAAATGAATTATCTATGTGTTTTATATATGTCATTAATTGTTGGTTTATTAGGATTACAGTCCTGTAATTCCCAAACAGATAAAGAGAAAAAGCCAAACATTATTTTCTTTTTTACGGATGATCAAGCTTACGATACCCAAAAAGATTATGGTAATCCAAATACAAAAACACCTAATCTTGATGTTTTGGCTCAAAACGGAGTTGTTTTTAAAAGAAATTATAATACAACTGCAATCTGTATGGCAAGTAGAGCTAATGTCATGACTGGTCTATACGAATACAAAACAGGTTGTAATTTTGATCACGGACCCCTAAAAACTAAGCAATGGTCAACTTCATATCCGATATTATTAAAAGAAGCAGGTTATCGGGTAGGTTTTGCAGGTAAGTTTGGTTTTTCAGTTTCAGATACAGATGAAGGTTGGGGAGAAGAAGGGGAAGTAGCGAAAAAAGATTTTGATTTTTGGGGAGGAAGTCCAGGGCAAACCTCTTACAAAACTATTGAAAACAAATCGATGGCTAAATATGCTCAAGAATATCCTCATAGTAGCCGTTCTTATGGCGCCGCTACAATCGATTTTATTAATGAGTCAGTTAAGAGTAATGAACCTTTTTGCATGAGTGTTTTTTTTAAAGCACCACATAAGCCAGCAGAGCCAGACCCAGTTTTTGATACAGTTTATAAAAATACTGTGTTTAGAAAATTACCAAATTACGGAAGAGAAGCAGGTAAACATCTTGCTGAGCAATCTAGGATGGGGAGGCAATATCCACGATTTGTAGATTGGGGCTATGATAAAGACGAGACCTATCAAGAAGAACTACGAAAATACAATCAGCTAATTTATGGGGTTGATTATTCTATTGGAATGGTTTTGGAACAGCTTAAAAAATTAAATATTGATGACAATACCATTATCATTTTTTCATCAGATAACGGCTACTTTAATGGTTCTCACGGTTTAGGGTCAAAAGTACTTCCATATGAAGAAGGTGCTAGAACACCACTAATTATTGTTGATCCGCGTTACACTAAAATACATAAGGGTAGTAGCACAACTTCTATAACTGGGAATGTAGATATTACGGCAACAATTCTAGATTTTGCTGGGATTAACATTCCTTCTATTTACGATGGTAAAAGTTTACGACCTGTTTTAGATAACCCGAATACCCGAATTAGAGCATCCTTACCAATCATACAAGTTTGGGGTCCTAAAGCAACACATTGTTTAACGGTTATGGACGCTCAGTATAAATATGTCTTTTGGTATTATGAAGATAAAGAGAAAGGAATCCATCCAACAGAAGAACTCTTTGATATAGTCAATGATCCTTATGAGATGGTGAATTTAGCGAAACAAGATGATCATAAAGATCAATTAAACACTATGAGAAATTTATATGACGAGCAGTTGAAACACTGGAAAAACGAAGGTGTACAATACCATGGTTATGATAAATACACGTCTATTTTTAAAAGAGAGATAAGTAAATAA
- a CDS encoding sulfatase, with product MRRIACILVFITMGLVSCEVKNQPLTTKPNVLFIVVDDLGYADLSVMGSSYYETPNIDALAKSGAIFTNGYATCAVCSPSRASLLNGQFTAKHGITQFDGAPSGQEWKNKNRYTKLLPPEYKHHLDANDVTLPEVFKENGYTTFFAGKWHLGSEKEHSLPTDHGFDINQGGGEKGSPYNARYFSPFNSPYLIDRESEKGMSLSMKLAKETSAFIEQNKDTLFLAYLSFYAVHSPIQTTEAKWKKYRDKADKMGIAEYGFKMEHELPVRKQQDNPVYAGLIEQVDEAIGSVMETLKKNGLDKNTIVVFTSDNGGVTSGDNYSTNQLSLRGGKGYQWEGGIRVPYFIYVPWMQQSGGNIEEMVTGADLFPTLLDLADIPLRPKAHADGVSLKPLLNGDKIAKRSLFWHYPHYGNQGGEPVSIIRKENWKLIHYWENEHMELYDLNTDLGETNDISVLNREKALEMKKELMAWLQSMNTQYAEKDPEWDEPAWEKRLENNKRKLMPKLEAQRMEMLSQDYKPNDDWWGSEIKN from the coding sequence ATGAGAAGAATAGCATGTATTTTAGTTTTCATTACTATGGGTTTGGTTTCTTGTGAAGTTAAAAATCAACCATTGACTACAAAGCCTAATGTGCTTTTTATTGTTGTTGACGATTTAGGCTATGCAGACCTAAGTGTTATGGGAAGTTCTTATTATGAAACGCCCAACATTGATGCTTTGGCAAAGTCAGGTGCTATTTTCACAAACGGTTATGCCACGTGTGCCGTATGTAGTCCATCTAGAGCTAGTTTGTTAAACGGTCAGTTTACAGCAAAACATGGTATTACACAATTTGATGGTGCGCCATCTGGTCAAGAATGGAAAAATAAAAATAGGTATACTAAATTGTTGCCACCTGAATATAAACATCATTTAGATGCTAATGATGTAACATTACCTGAAGTTTTCAAAGAGAATGGATACACCACTTTTTTTGCCGGAAAATGGCATTTAGGCAGTGAAAAAGAACACTCTCTTCCAACAGATCATGGGTTTGATATAAATCAAGGGGGTGGTGAAAAAGGTTCTCCTTATAATGCCAGATATTTTTCACCATTCAATAGTCCTTATTTGATAGATCGTGAAAGTGAAAAAGGCATGTCACTTTCTATGAAATTGGCTAAAGAAACATCTGCCTTTATCGAACAAAATAAAGACACTTTGTTTTTGGCATATCTTTCTTTTTATGCTGTGCATTCTCCAATACAAACCACAGAAGCAAAGTGGAAAAAATATAGGGATAAGGCAGACAAGATGGGTATTGCCGAATATGGTTTTAAAATGGAACATGAATTGCCTGTAAGAAAACAGCAGGACAACCCCGTTTATGCAGGTTTAATTGAGCAAGTTGACGAAGCTATAGGTAGTGTGATGGAAACACTCAAAAAAAATGGGCTCGACAAAAATACGATTGTTGTGTTTACATCAGATAATGGCGGTGTAACTTCTGGAGATAATTATTCTACTAATCAGCTTTCACTTAGAGGTGGAAAAGGCTATCAATGGGAAGGTGGAATTCGCGTACCCTATTTCATTTATGTGCCATGGATGCAACAAAGTGGAGGTAATATTGAAGAAATGGTAACTGGAGCAGATTTGTTTCCTACACTTTTAGACTTGGCAGATATTCCCTTAAGACCTAAAGCACATGCAGATGGTGTAAGTTTAAAACCACTTTTAAACGGAGATAAAATTGCGAAACGCTCTTTGTTTTGGCATTATCCACATTATGGAAATCAAGGAGGCGAACCGGTTTCTATCATCAGAAAAGAGAACTGGAAACTTATTCATTATTGGGAGAACGAACACATGGAGTTATACGATCTAAATACTGATTTAGGAGAAACTAATGATATTTCTGTATTAAACAGAGAAAAGGCTTTGGAGATGAAAAAAGAGCTTATGGCTTGGCTACAATCTATGAATACCCAATATGCGGAAAAAGATCCTGAATGGGATGAACCGGCATGGGAAAAAAGATTAGAAAATAATAAAAGAAAACTTATGCCAAAGCTAGAAGCACAACGTATGGAAATGCTCAGTCAAGATTATAAACCCAATGATGATTGGTGGGGAAGTGAAATTAAAAACTAA
- a CDS encoding glycoside hydrolase family 97 N-terminal domain-containing protein — protein sequence MKKIVFTIGIITTLFACTKPKQLEITSPNGFVKIELDNTEGKLKYNLYDYNKGVILNSEISLLQNLKVDVLESNTKQINETWNPVWGQFSEIQNHYSELEVLLNYEGTLVTLLVRTYNNGVAFRFKSDEILSDAKPVFFIEFGLEDTDSLYAPAGEGEPIGPLSIGALKKMDSIKYRFNMPLVVEREQKKYLSLLESDLVSAPGFKLIDFKFDKEKNKLISENEFDSNEKSLLTPWRVILL from the coding sequence ATGAAAAAAATAGTATTTACAATTGGTATTATTACAACCTTGTTCGCTTGCACAAAACCAAAACAATTAGAAATAACCTCTCCTAACGGATTCGTTAAAATTGAACTAGACAATACCGAAGGGAAGTTAAAATATAATCTCTATGATTATAATAAAGGTGTGATTTTAAATTCTGAGATTTCATTGCTACAAAATTTGAAGGTTGATGTTTTAGAGTCGAATACAAAACAAATAAACGAAACTTGGAATCCCGTTTGGGGACAATTCAGTGAAATCCAAAATCATTATAGTGAGTTGGAAGTATTACTAAATTATGAAGGTACACTAGTAACACTTTTAGTAAGAACTTATAATAATGGAGTAGCTTTTCGATTTAAATCTGATGAAATTTTATCCGATGCTAAGCCTGTTTTTTTTATTGAATTTGGATTGGAAGATACAGACAGTTTATATGCACCCGCAGGTGAAGGTGAACCCATTGGACCTTTGTCAATAGGTGCGTTGAAAAAAATGGATTCCATTAAATATAGATTTAATATGCCATTGGTTGTAGAAAGAGAACAAAAAAAATACTTATCACTATTAGAATCCGACTTAGTGAGTGCTCCTGGTTTTAAACTTATCGATTTTAAATTTGATAAAGAAAAAAATAAGCTCATTTCAGAAAATGAATTTGATTCAAATGAAAAGAGTTTGTTAACACCGTGGCGTGTCATTCTCTTATAG
- a CDS encoding SGNH/GDSL hydrolase family protein, giving the protein MKRRESVKWIGLLGLSFFAPIKIAGAVLYNGCKICKEAWIGLSKFNASRYQFRYIEPTLNLPKVFLYGDSISIGYTEYVRASLENKADVMRLHVNGNSSHNLVNNMEVFKKALFQPYLKDGWNFEWDVIHFNVGLHDLKYLADNKLNKEAGIQVSSLEVYESNLNNIISYLKNTYPKAKLIFATTTPVPDGAEGRFAGDAKKYNKVALKVLKNHSDIIINDLYTFSIPLQKTYAEGPGNVHYQSEGSRQQGIQTAKIISEILEIEPVACPSVENINAKFKAYESQ; this is encoded by the coding sequence ATGAAAAGAAGGGAATCTGTAAAATGGATTGGGTTATTAGGTTTATCATTTTTTGCACCTATAAAAATCGCAGGAGCAGTTTTATACAACGGTTGTAAAATTTGTAAAGAAGCTTGGATTGGTCTGAGCAAATTTAATGCTAGCCGTTATCAATTTAGATACATAGAGCCTACGCTTAATTTACCTAAGGTTTTTTTATATGGCGATTCTATTTCTATTGGATATACGGAGTACGTAAGAGCCTCTTTAGAAAATAAGGCAGATGTGATGCGGTTGCATGTTAATGGCAACTCAAGTCATAATTTGGTGAACAATATGGAAGTTTTCAAGAAAGCTTTATTCCAACCATACTTAAAAGATGGCTGGAATTTTGAATGGGATGTCATTCATTTTAATGTGGGTTTACATGATTTAAAGTATTTGGCAGATAACAAATTAAATAAAGAGGCAGGCATTCAGGTGTCTTCTTTAGAAGTGTACGAATCAAATCTGAACAACATCATTTCTTATCTGAAAAATACATACCCAAAAGCTAAATTAATTTTTGCAACAACCACACCAGTTCCTGATGGGGCAGAGGGTAGGTTTGCAGGCGATGCGAAGAAATATAATAAGGTTGCATTGAAAGTATTAAAAAATCATTCAGATATTATTATTAATGATTTGTATACATTTTCAATTCCGTTGCAAAAAACATATGCAGAGGGACCTGGGAATGTACATTACCAATCAGAAGGTTCAAGACAACAAGGTATTCAAACGGCAAAGATCATTTCGGAAATACTCGAGATAGAGCCTGTAGCTTGTCCATCAGTAGAAAATATCAACGCGAAATTTAAAGCATATGAATCTCAATAA
- a CDS encoding right-handed parallel beta-helix repeat-containing protein, translated as MKNWSNVTDVEIKVRPHHAWISNILPLTSVDEKKNTATTSIDATYAMNRLHFLPETENCWVENTIEVLDKPGEWVLNTKEGKVYLWPRNNSPVLAPTLMELIRVEGKIDKEGPTDIPVRNLHFKGLTFKHGERYTLKPDDAGLQHDWDMHDKDNALVRFRGTENCVIEQCHFLDSGSGAIRVDLHGKNNIISSNHIEHMGGGGILLCGYGPGTKDVNKKNTVYNNNIHHVGQIYWHSPGIFVWQSGENKISNNLIHHTDYTAIILSGCMTDFFVKNPNGRELTRTIRRNEVKNLPEKVILEDVLPYLHTHHNVVENNEIHHAMERMGDGNAIYIRGAGRDNIIRRNYIHHMVADMIMQAAIRTDGGQTGTLISENLIYKCTSQGILTKLDNRIENNIVADIIAPPRGYYLSLREGPLTGGIIKNNILYSVTAIGSFIDELPPGKEGSSEDRRGRVIASAKDADTDYNIYYNKADLNKGKQLIEKNRKDGVDLHSKAVDPLFVDPENGDFTFKPGSPALEMGILPIDFSKIGLVNNIP; from the coding sequence TTGAAAAATTGGTCGAATGTTACCGATGTAGAAATTAAAGTAAGACCACATCATGCTTGGATTTCAAATATACTTCCATTGACATCTGTAGATGAAAAAAAAAATACAGCTACCACATCTATTGACGCGACTTACGCCATGAATAGGCTCCATTTTTTACCAGAAACAGAGAATTGCTGGGTTGAAAATACGATTGAAGTTTTGGATAAACCAGGTGAATGGGTATTAAATACAAAAGAAGGCAAAGTATACCTTTGGCCAAGAAACAATTCTCCAGTCCTAGCACCTACATTAATGGAACTTATCCGGGTAGAAGGGAAAATAGATAAAGAAGGCCCAACAGATATTCCTGTTCGTAACCTTCATTTTAAAGGATTAACCTTCAAACATGGCGAACGCTATACTTTAAAACCTGATGATGCCGGTTTACAGCACGATTGGGATATGCACGACAAGGATAATGCCTTGGTTCGGTTCCGAGGAACAGAAAATTGTGTAATTGAGCAGTGCCATTTTTTGGATAGTGGTAGTGGTGCCATTCGTGTAGATTTACATGGTAAGAATAATATCATCTCAAGCAACCATATTGAACATATGGGCGGTGGTGGAATTCTACTTTGTGGCTACGGACCAGGCACAAAAGATGTGAATAAAAAGAATACCGTTTACAATAATAATATCCACCATGTGGGACAAATTTATTGGCATTCACCAGGCATTTTTGTTTGGCAAAGTGGCGAAAATAAAATCTCAAATAATTTAATTCATCATACCGATTATACAGCTATAATTCTATCAGGTTGTATGACCGATTTCTTTGTAAAGAATCCAAATGGGAGAGAATTAACACGTACCATTCGTCGTAATGAAGTTAAAAATCTTCCAGAGAAGGTGATTCTTGAAGATGTTTTACCTTATTTACATACACATCATAACGTTGTTGAAAACAATGAAATTCATCACGCTATGGAAAGAATGGGTGATGGTAATGCGATTTATATTCGTGGTGCTGGTAGAGATAATATCATTCGTCGTAACTACATCCATCATATGGTAGCCGATATGATAATGCAAGCAGCGATTCGTACAGATGGAGGACAAACAGGTACATTAATTTCAGAAAATTTGATTTATAAATGTACATCACAGGGAATTCTTACAAAACTAGATAATAGAATAGAAAATAATATTGTTGCCGATATTATTGCACCACCTCGTGGGTACTATTTATCATTACGTGAAGGTCCATTAACAGGTGGTATAATTAAAAATAATATCCTATATAGCGTAACAGCTATTGGAAGTTTTATAGATGAATTACCTCCAGGGAAAGAAGGGTCTTCTGAAGACCGAAGAGGACGTGTAATTGCAAGCGCTAAAGATGCAGATACCGATTATAATATTTATTATAATAAAGCAGATTTGAACAAAGGGAAGCAACTTATAGAAAAAAACAGAAAAGATGGTGTGGATTTGCATAGTAAAGCAGTAGATCCATTATTTGTTGATCCTGAAAATGGTGATTTTACTTTCAAACCAGGTTCTCCTGCTTTAGAAATGGGTATTCTCCCTATCGATTTCTCTAAGATTGGATTAGTTAATAATATTCCTTAA
- a CDS encoding glycoside hydrolase family 97 catalytic domain-containing protein codes for MPLNVAAPNQIKNSSWIKPGKTLWDWRVHGYTADDGFTYGINNESYYRFLDFASENDIEYFMIDAGWYSDVKQGQIEMSENLNFDKVTNYAAEKGVSLLLYYDRKRGDYGDEDLFSYFKSLGMKGIKYGFMGEDVPFTREAIQRSAENSLLINFHDGPVPFTGISRTFPNAISREFCHAQQDSRRAFTPKTFIRMALINGIQGPLDMNNGIFDISGVNAGYREKGPKKLNSLFTTVSAEAARTLIIFSGLVCIPDAPEAYAAKSDLFEFIKQIPVAKWDETRVLHAKMDSYISTARRHGDDWYIGSVHADGGTLNINLDFLKENKAYKITYYEDTEETDSETNPEAYQVRTSTVKKGDIIKAKMVAGGGHCMWIRSDKS; via the coding sequence TTGCCATTAAATGTAGCTGCTCCTAACCAGATTAAAAATTCGTCATGGATTAAACCTGGTAAAACCCTATGGGATTGGAGAGTTCATGGATATACTGCAGATGATGGGTTTACTTATGGTATAAATAATGAAAGCTATTATCGCTTTTTAGATTTTGCTTCAGAAAATGATATTGAATACTTTATGATTGATGCGGGTTGGTATTCTGATGTGAAACAAGGTCAAATAGAAATGTCTGAAAACTTAAATTTTGATAAAGTAACAAACTATGCTGCTGAAAAAGGAGTTTCATTGCTTTTATATTATGATAGAAAACGGGGAGATTATGGAGACGAAGACTTATTCTCTTATTTCAAATCTCTAGGTATGAAAGGTATTAAATATGGTTTTATGGGCGAAGATGTGCCTTTTACAAGAGAGGCTATTCAAAGAAGTGCAGAAAATAGTCTATTAATTAATTTTCATGATGGTCCAGTGCCTTTTACTGGAATATCCAGAACTTTTCCTAATGCTATTTCCCGGGAATTTTGTCATGCGCAACAAGATTCCAGACGTGCATTTACTCCAAAAACTTTTATACGCATGGCACTGATTAATGGTATTCAAGGCCCATTAGATATGAATAATGGGATTTTTGATATCTCAGGAGTTAATGCAGGATACCGTGAAAAAGGACCTAAAAAATTAAATTCGTTATTCACTACAGTTTCAGCTGAGGCTGCACGTACGCTAATTATATTTAGTGGTTTGGTGTGTATTCCTGATGCTCCAGAAGCCTATGCAGCCAAATCAGATTTATTTGAATTTATTAAACAAATACCTGTTGCAAAATGGGACGAAACTAGAGTATTACATGCTAAAATGGACTCTTATATTTCTACGGCGAGGCGACATGGTGATGATTGGTATATTGGTTCTGTTCATGCTGATGGCGGGACTTTAAATATTAATCTAGACTTTCTAAAAGAAAATAAAGCCTACAAAATCACCTACTATGAAGATACAGAAGAAACAGATAGTGAAACCAATCCTGAAGCGTATCAAGTTCGAACTTCAACGGTGAAAAAAGGAGATATAATAAAAGCTAAAATGGTAGCCGGTGGTGGCCATTGCATGTGGATAAGATCAGATAAAAGTTGA
- a CDS encoding SUMF1/EgtB/PvdO family nonheme iron enzyme — MAGNVGEGTIDWYNSNDYNELASLEQQIVNPKGALKAYNPNNSYVQEKITKGGSFLCSESHCASYRISSRMGTSTDSALEDLGFRTVITLEMLKN; from the coding sequence ATGGCAGGAAACGTAGGGGAAGGGACTATCGATTGGTATAATTCTAACGATTACAATGAGTTGGCTTCGTTAGAACAGCAAATAGTAAACCCCAAAGGGGCATTAAAGGCTTATAATCCAAACAATTCATATGTTCAAGAAAAAATTACAAAAGGAGGTTCATTTTTGTGTAGTGAATCTCATTGCGCTAGCTACAGAATATCTTCAAGGATGGGTACTAGTACAGATTCTGCTTTAGAAGATTTAGGGTTTAGAACTGTGATAACACTAGAAATGTTGAAAAATTAA
- a CDS encoding alpha-L-fucosidase encodes MKQRIKIVLVVLVFGFTSCKQQQAKSKEQENPELTYDEMSASKEKSKEAFNDAKYGMFIHWGLYAIPGGIWKGKKMEELKGPRVAEWIQFGAEIPRDEYAQLATQFNPMEFDADAIVKLAKDAGMKYLVITSKHHDGFAMYDSNVSKYDIVDATPYKMDVVKQLYDACKEYGIDFGLYYSHNIDWMDSNDSGLSEYLAAGGELHDRVKRKAGVNTWDPSPNTFSEYLDNKAYPQVKEILTKFPDMTTLWYDYPHYVTPEESLKFYQIAYDLQPKMLVNSRVGNGLGDFDIPGDNKIPDDHLAITKPWQTVGTTNNSWGYKSYDHDWKSPKELLFWLTEIVSKGGNYMLNIGPKASGEVPQESIENLVTVGKWLNVNGEAIYNTRKWTTTHEGPTKLNMNGTHTRAADGFKVAFTPQDFWFTQKDNKIYAIALEYPQSGKQLLIESLSVSKAEEIKSVKMLGSVKELTWKQTEEGLELDLNGSVSNPNGYALEILF; translated from the coding sequence ATGAAACAAAGGATAAAAATAGTGTTAGTTGTATTGGTTTTTGGTTTTACGAGTTGTAAACAGCAACAAGCAAAAAGTAAAGAGCAAGAAAATCCAGAGCTTACCTATGATGAAATGAGTGCGTCGAAAGAGAAATCTAAGGAAGCCTTTAATGATGCCAAATATGGTATGTTCATTCATTGGGGATTATATGCCATTCCAGGAGGTATATGGAAAGGAAAAAAAATGGAAGAATTGAAAGGACCTAGAGTAGCTGAATGGATTCAATTTGGAGCTGAAATTCCAAGAGATGAATACGCGCAATTGGCAACACAATTTAATCCAATGGAATTTGACGCAGATGCCATTGTAAAACTAGCGAAAGATGCAGGAATGAAATATCTAGTAATCACTTCTAAACATCATGATGGGTTTGCTATGTACGATTCTAACGTTAGCAAATATGATATTGTGGATGCAACGCCTTATAAAATGGATGTAGTAAAGCAGCTTTATGATGCGTGTAAAGAGTATGGGATTGATTTTGGACTGTATTATTCGCATAATATTGATTGGATGGATAGTAATGATTCTGGTCTTTCTGAATATTTGGCTGCAGGAGGAGAATTACATGACAGAGTAAAACGTAAAGCAGGTGTGAATACTTGGGATCCAAGCCCTAATACATTTTCAGAATATTTAGATAATAAAGCGTATCCACAGGTAAAGGAAATATTAACCAAATTTCCTGATATGACCACCTTATGGTATGATTATCCGCATTATGTAACCCCTGAAGAAAGTTTAAAATTTTATCAAATAGCTTACGATTTGCAGCCTAAAATGTTAGTGAATTCAAGGGTTGGTAACGGATTAGGTGATTTTGATATTCCTGGCGACAATAAAATTCCTGATGATCATCTGGCTATAACTAAACCTTGGCAAACTGTTGGTACAACAAACAATTCTTGGGGTTATAAGTCTTACGATCACGACTGGAAATCGCCAAAAGAACTATTGTTTTGGTTGACAGAAATTGTGAGTAAAGGTGGCAACTATATGTTAAATATTGGACCGAAAGCTTCAGGTGAAGTCCCACAAGAATCTATAGAAAATTTAGTAACTGTGGGTAAGTGGTTAAATGTAAATGGAGAAGCCATTTATAACACACGCAAATGGACAACAACCCATGAAGGACCTACAAAACTGAACATGAATGGTACACATACTAGAGCAGCAGATGGTTTTAAAGTTGCGTTTACACCTCAAGATTTTTGGTTCACCCAAAAGGATAATAAAATATATGCTATAGCCTTGGAGTATCCACAATCAGGAAAACAATTGTTGATTGAAAGTTTGTCTGTCTCAAAAGCAGAAGAAATAAAATCGGTAAAGATGTTAGGAAGTGTTAAGGAATTAACATGGAAACAAACAGAAGAAGGACTTGAGTTGGATTTAAATGGATCAGTTTCCAACCCAAATGGTTATGCCCTTGAAATTTTATTTTGA
- a CDS encoding putative glycoside hydrolase, translated as MNNTINTFFRKIRLISSSSLIFLLLVALFGVEVNAQVIKKTTDNQPILISDGSSFVPKDFFPKFSWETTPLYFMFQDKKRLLLPEEVEFIAAQTDFLCIEKSHGKEELGAAELGAKHEAEAFKKIKPNAKVLFYFNSAYAWPYTSYSENFTNESIEDHPELKQYLLTNPETGVLYEHYGAFCFDILNPDFRKWWVDTVVKGVRESGCDGVFIDQMHGNSRFRNDKKPEIEKAMGEMMTSLKNKMGPDKILLGNNANNDDAKFAYTVCDAVMFENYATIRSSKENLLNEWKDMLKNAKEGKISVFRLGVEGAGRGNLKPADEMPKYSQEKLEFALACYLIGAQPYSYFMYSWGWQLSTGPMVNYPELQKPLGAPKGAYKRTTPEGWEFTRQFEHASVWLNTESREAKITWH; from the coding sequence ATGAATAATACTATAAACACTTTTTTTAGAAAAATTAGATTGATTTCAAGTTCATCTTTAATCTTTCTGCTTTTGGTTGCACTTTTTGGTGTCGAGGTAAATGCACAAGTGATAAAAAAAACTACTGACAATCAACCTATATTGATCAGTGACGGAAGCAGCTTTGTACCAAAGGATTTCTTTCCTAAATTTAGCTGGGAAACCACGCCTTTGTATTTTATGTTTCAAGATAAGAAACGTTTGTTATTGCCAGAGGAGGTGGAATTTATAGCTGCCCAAACAGATTTTCTTTGTATTGAGAAATCACATGGAAAAGAAGAACTTGGAGCAGCAGAATTAGGTGCTAAGCATGAAGCAGAAGCATTTAAAAAAATTAAGCCTAATGCCAAAGTCTTATTTTATTTCAACTCTGCATACGCTTGGCCTTACACGTCTTACAGCGAGAATTTTACGAATGAAAGTATTGAAGATCATCCTGAACTTAAACAATATTTACTCACCAATCCAGAAACTGGTGTGCTATACGAGCATTATGGTGCTTTTTGTTTTGACATATTAAATCCCGATTTCCGTAAATGGTGGGTTGACACAGTTGTCAAAGGTGTTAGGGAATCTGGTTGTGATGGTGTTTTTATTGACCAAATGCATGGTAATAGCAGATTTCGTAATGATAAGAAGCCAGAAATAGAAAAAGCCATGGGTGAGATGATGACCTCCCTTAAAAATAAAATGGGGCCGGACAAAATACTATTAGGAAACAATGCCAATAATGATGATGCAAAATTTGCTTATACCGTATGCGACGCTGTTATGTTTGAAAACTATGCTACAATTAGATCGAGTAAAGAAAATTTGCTAAACGAATGGAAGGATATGCTGAAAAATGCCAAAGAAGGTAAAATATCCGTTTTTCGTTTGGGTGTTGAAGGTGCAGGCCGCGGAAACCTAAAGCCTGCAGACGAAATGCCAAAATATTCTCAAGAAAAATTAGAATTTGCTCTGGCCTGTTACTTAATAGGAGCACAACCATATTCCTATTTTATGTATAGTTGGGGTTGGCAGTTGTCAACAGGACCAATGGTAAATTATCCAGAGCTGCAAAAACCCCTAGGAGCACCAAAAGGTGCATACAAAAGAACAACACCAGAAGGTTGGGAATTTACTCGCCAATTTGAACACGCTAGTGTTTGGTTAAATACTGAAAGTAGAGAAGCGAAAATTACATGGCATTAA